The genomic DNA ggattacagacgtaatccaccgcacccggccccttctAACCCTTTCGAAAGGTTTCTTCATTTAGCACCCTGGAACCAAGTGGAAGTGAGTATTTCTGAGGAGACATGACATCTTCCTTCTCTACCCAAAAGAGACTAAATCATGGGCCCCAGCCAAAAATGTTGTGTTATCTGCTGCAGTTAAAAGAGATCAAAGACTGAGAAGTCTCTTTGCTCAAAGTTTCTTTAGCCACTTGAGCGAGGCTTCCCAGAGCAGGAAACTCCCTTAGGAGAGGGACTGTTGGAATTAAATGAGCTGGGGAACCACAGCCTAGTAACTGAACTTCAGCTTTGTAAACTCGGAAACTCATCatcactgtgatggttaatttgaTATGTCAACTTGAGTGGACCATACGGTGCCCAGATTAAAAGTTGTTCTAGGTGTGTCCATGAGGATGTTTCTAGATGAGAatagcatttgaattggtagactcACCAAAGTAGATTGCCCTACCCAGTGTAGTTGGGCAttgaaaaggcagaggaaagaatctgCCCCTCTTTTCCTGCCTCACTGGTGAGCTGAGATATCTCATTTCACTGCCTTCTGCCCTCAAACTGGGATTTACATTGTCAgctcccctggttctcaggcctttggacttggaccGAACTGCATCACTGACTTTCCTCCATCTCAGCTTGCAGACACAGCTTATTGGACTTCTCaacctccataatcatgtgagccaactACTCATCATAAATAAACATATACTTAttaattctatatattatatatagagagaaacagaaccaaaaggagatatatatatatatatatatatatcctattgcaCACAATaggatatgtatatacatatatgctcttggttctgtttctctggaacaCCCTGACTATTTTTGGTGATTTAGTCAAAATAACTTAACTCACAAGAGGCAGATACATAAGCCAGTATTAACTACCAAATGGAGAAGAATAGTTATAAACACAGGCTGGGGTATTCTCTACTATTTTGAAATCTATTCAGAAGCCAATTAAGAAGAAGATTGTCTAATAAATTCAGAACAAGAATAAAGGGAGGTAGCTAGAGCAAAGGGATATTTTATCTAGGTCCTGGTGAGATCAGAAAGAATATCTTTGCCCCATGAGTGTGCAAATCTCTAGTTACTGAAATATTTATACCCACCAGGTCTGCAGTGCTGACTAAACATCAGATTCTTGCCCTCTGAATGCCTCCATTTCCCCTCTCCCACAATCTCTCTTCAGCCTGTACGATTAAATAGAGTTAACTATTCTTAATTACAGTCACACTCCAAACAGGTCTTCTCCAACTTACACACCCAAATCAGATGAGTAGTATGAACCATTCTCACACGAAAGACACATTTATTTAGTTCCATGGAGGGGTCAATTCATCTGCTTACTTCATTTCCAAGCTTTTGGAGAGAACCTCACTCCCCTTTGCAGTCTTCCATTATTTATGATATCGACTtatccataaaataaatatatacaaattttaaagtcatttacAAACACACAGAATGGAGAAGAGCACCTTTAACAGCCATCACATGATTGGGATTTTGTTGACGGTAAACTAAAAGCCCCATGGGTCCCCGCtttgttttttcccattttcttgacagggtctcactctatcactagagtacagtggcgtgatcacagttCCTTGCATgctagacctcctgggctcaagcaatcttcccccctcagtctcccgaatagccagggctgcaggcacgtgccaccacccccggccagGTCCCCATAAGTCCCCTCTTCTCTGAGCCAAACATCTTCACACCTTCTGGTGATCATTGGTGGAGGGGCCTGTAAGAGGTTCTGGCGTCAATGTGCCTGAATCGAGGGCTCCAAATTGGTCATGGCTCTCCAGATGGTCCAAATAGTTCtatttcacaaacatttattaagcatctactacaTTCTAGGCACCGTGGTTATTATAAATCACTAAGACATTGTCTGCCCTAAAGGAGCTACGTGTATTTGGTAACGGCTTCACAATACATGACGAATAAGGTAGCATTAATTTACATTTGACGGCAAaagtaccaaaaaagaaaaaaaaaaagaaaggaaaggaaaggagagaaagaaaaataaaggaaagcaagcaagcaaaagaaagaaaagaaataaagaaaaagaagcgtATTTAGGAAGCATCGGGTTGATCTCGGGCCACGGAACCTCTGGTAACTGGGTAGTGACTCTGTCATTGGTAGCTCTCCGCCCACACAGCCCGGACCCAGGGCCTTCGAGGACGTGGGCGGGGCCAGTCTCGCCACGCCACGGCCAATAGCCCAATCACACGCTAGCCACAGGAATTCCGGCTCCCATTGGCTGCAGGGGAAAACGGTGACCCAATCCTCATACACCTTAACGCTATCCTCTCGTGATCACTTCCGCCTCTGGAGTCAGGCTCCGCCCAGCTGGCCCGGCATCACTCGCGGCGCCGGAGTCAAGATGGAGGAGTACGCGCGAGAGCCTTGGTGAGCCTCACCGCTGTCTTTGCATTTCTCTTGCTCCCGCCCCGCTcactgctttccttctcccctgtcCAGGCTTCCAAGTTGCAAGCCAGACTCAACCGCAGCATCGTCGATTTGGGCCTGGTAATGCTGGGCAGTGCGGTCTTTCGCCGCCAGTCTTTTTCTTAGCCCTGTACCCACTATCTCCCTGGCCGCTTGAGCCTCGCTCTCCCAACCCAGCACCCCTGTGACTTTGGGGTGGATGGTGAAGAGGTCCAGACTTGAGTTTGATAGAACCTCGGAACCTTCTCCCAACGCAGGGCGTAGTCTATCTTGTGCGGTTAAAATCCCCTCTGTTCCCGGAGGTGACCTTGGGCGCGTCCCTCCGCCTCGCTTGCTCACTTCCTGCGTTGAGGAACAGAAGATAGGCGTTTGAGGGGGTTCCATTCTTGAGGTTTTACTTGTATCATGATGTGAATCCGCAGAGTGAAGCATTTTAAATGAATGGAACATAAATTTTAGCCAAGGGGTTTGGATAAGCTCCTTTAGGCCGTTGGGCTTTGTTTTCCTCCTTGGAATTCTttatgggggtgggtgggggggcaaaaattacctgggaaaTAGGAAGAGGTAATACCATGTGTTCTCTGAAAATCCATGGACagaaattcattctttcattcagcgTTTATTGAGCATGAATAAACCACAtgcataaataattataaaagaatgTAATTGCTGTCagaagtctcaggttgccagagTTTAAAGTTTCTGGGGTCATAAGTAAAAAATCAGATCTTGATATTTTGGTTAATCATTTGTTTTATTGTGTAAGAGCAAGAACCAAGATGTCCTCAATTTGTGAAAATGCCCAGGACCTTGAATTTTTACTCTGCTATCCTAGCCCTGTTGCCTGTTTTGTGTTTCCCTCTTTCCCAAATGGCATACAAAATACAAGTTTTAGGGTCTCCTGGCTCTTCAGACTTACCTTCTTCAAAGCGCTTATCCCCATTCTGGATTGTGCTCAGATATGTAGGACTCAGCATACTGTAAATAGCTGTTTGATGTACTGTAATGACACAGGTTAGCAGAGGGTTAAAATATTTAACTGTGTTGAGTTAAAGATCTTAGAAAAATAATGGGTTTTCATTTACTAAATTACTAGGTAGCCCCTTTGCTTTCACTTAGTACACATGTCCTGAAACAATATATATAATCAGTTACCTGGTTAGCTTTGTAGTCAAATCTGCTTTGATTTTCTGACTGGCCTGTTTGATTACAGCATTTCCTGAAGTTATTTTATaggccaaatatttattgattgcagCAGGTCCTGCAGTATAATCTGTTCCATTCCCTTACTGCATTAGCAAAGAAGGTTTTATGATTTGTGAATGAGAAATatggtcatctttttttttttgccccgtTCTTAGCCCATGGCGAATTGTAGATGACTGTGGTGGGGCCTTTACGATGGGTACCATTGGTGGAGGCATCTTTCAAGCAATCAAAGGTTTTCGCAATTCTCCAGTGGTAAGTGAGTGAATGGTCTTATTTTATCACCATTTGAAACTTGGGTTTGATGGTATTACTGGTGGGCCCATCAGTGGCTTAGAAATGTACTTCTAATATGGTTTTGGTTGCTTCCTTTGTTTTGTTATAGGGAGTAAACCACAGACTACGAGGAAGTTTGACAGCTATTAAAACCAGGGCTCCGCAGTTAGGAGGTGAgcagaattttcctttttactgaactattttttcctgtttatttgaAGATggagctattttttatttttagattacaACAATTAATGATTTTAGTTTGGTCTAACAGTTTGTCACAAACATATATCCCCATAGTTCTTTCTTGAAAAGTTAACCTGAATTTTATGATACCCATTTGAAAATCTTGTCTCTGTCCTTTAGAtactgagtgattttttttttttctttctccagaagAAAGACAGCGTGTTTAAAGCTCAGGtttgaggccaggtgaggtggctcatgcctgtaatcccagcactttgggaggctgaggtgggcggatcacctgaggttaggagttagagaccagcctgaccaacatggagaagcccagtctctactaaaaatacaaaattagctgggtgtggtggctcatgcctgtaatcccagctacctgggaggctgaggcaggagaatcacttgaacctaggaggtggaggttgcagtgagccaagattgcaccattgcactccagcctggataatgagtgaaactccgtctcaaaaaaaaaagctcaggtttGTGAGTCAGAAATGATGGCTTCTGAGGTAACATAAAGCTGAAAAGAATATGAGCTGAAGGATTGGGGTTTCATGCAGGAGAAACTGATCAAGCTGATTGGGCTCTTCTCTAATGTGAGCTTTTGGACACTGCAGAAGTCATCGCAAAATTTGAAAAGATTCTATTTCTTGTACTTTGTAAACTTAGTTATTCAGAAGCTGGGAAAAGGGAGGTGATGAAAAAATGTTTGTAGGTTATATTCCCTTACAAAGGTATAGTCAGGGCTGGGTGCgatgcttcacacctgtaatcccagcacttcgggagtctgaattgggcagatagcttgagctcaggagttcaagaccaacctggggaacACGGCTGCCCATATccctagaaaaatgcaaaaattagccaggcgttggggcatgtgcctgtggtctcagctactagggaagctgatgTGGATGTATCACTTAGCccaaaggttgaggctgcagtgagattgcgccactgcactccatccggggtgacagagtgagaccctgtctcaaacaacaacaaaaacaaacaacacaaggATATAGTTAGATTGGAGAGACTGGATATGAGGCATGAGAAAGACTTAATATTTCAGTCATTCCTTAGAAGTTTTGGGCATCAAAAtaatctctttgtttttcttgagaagtTAGTAGCCAATatctaccatttattgagtgcttagcATTTGCCAAGCACTCTGCTAAGCGTTTtacagcattattttatttaattctcacaataatgaagaaattagtactattattatctcccATTTTCCAGACGAGGACATTTAGGCCCTGAGGGTTGAGGTAAtgtatctttttcaatttttctctctGTAATCATTACCTACCCTGGCAAGTAATTATAactagtttttctttgttttagtatTGGTGTTGTTCAAGAATGATAAGTGGTATTAAAGTCCGCACCAAACCCTGAACCGCTAGTATATGCAAAAGCCATAtaggtttttgcttgtttttttttttttttttctttttttttgagaggctgCTTCTATCATCTTATGCCTTTTCAGTGAGTTAAATGCCATCAGGTAACTGTCACTGCCAAAAGAATTCTGTAGACATAACAACTAaatgattagccaggcatggtggtgcatgcctgtagtcccagctactcaggaggttgaggcaggagaatcacttccacttaggaggcggaggttgcagtgagctgagattgtgccactgcactccagcctgggtgacagagcaagaatccgtctccaaaaaataaaataaaaaaataaatgtaatgtggtacggtggaacagaaaaaggacatttaaaaactaaggaaatctgaattaAGTATGGACTAATTAATAGTAATGTgtcagctgggcgcagtgtctcacacctataatctcagcactttgggagtggattacctaaggtcaggagttgaagaccagcctggtcaacataatgaaaccctgtctttactaaaaatacaaaaattagctgtgtgtggtggtgagtgcctgtaatcccagctacttgggaggctgaggtagaagaatctcttgaacctgagaggtggaggttgcagtgagctgagattgtgccattgcactctagcctgggtgacagagcaagaatctgtcttaaaaaaaaaatagtaatgtatcaatattggacCATTAGTTGTGGCAAATGGTCCGTGCTAATGTAGATGTTGGTAATAGAGGCAActgtgagagtttttttttttttttaaaggggtgaAATAGAGGAAGAGTGAGTGGTGTTACGAGTGAATCAGAATTATCCATTTCAAATCCTTGAGGTTAGCCTTTTGTAGGAAACTATTGAGAAatttttatggtattttaaattctaaaaatactAGGAggatgtttttattaatttggtgAGCATTTACTAAGGCACTGAAATCAAGGTGCAGGGACAGTTCTGAaagatcttattttttcttatttttttattttttattttttgagagggttACTCAGGCTgaactgcaatggcatgatctttgctaactgcaaccttcacctccagtgttcaggtgattctcccacctcagcctcctgagtagctgggattacaggcgcatgccaccacagcccggataatttttgtacttttagtagagtcagggtttcaccatattggtcagattggtctcgaactcctgacttcaggtgatctgcctaccttggtctcccaaagtgctaggattacagacatgagctaccacgcccagccttaggTCTTATATTTTCATAGGAAAATTAAGATATGATTTTGACATGTCCCTGTTATTCTTTCAGTACTTTGTTGCATTTTTGAAGAAGACATTTCAGGCTCATCTTGTACTTTTCCTGCCCTAGCTGTGGGCAGGGCAGCTTTTCCTGTCgtagccatttctccaaagagcccAATTCCTTTTAGTTGAGACTGGCATttagggccaggagtggtggctcgcacctgtaatcccagcagtttgggaggccaaggcaagagaatggcttgagcccaggagttcaagaccagacttggCAACTTAGAGAGAATGCCTCTCTACAAAacgaaatttaaagaaaagaaaaaaaaaaacaagaatagtatacaatctgtctctctctatatccATATTAAAAATCACGAGTTTGCATCGATACCTCATATTTCCGATTCAGCCCcacaggattcttttttttctcaaggaGGCATTGAATCCGTTTTCTTCCCTTTCATATGTATGCCTGCCTTCTTAACCTGCTTGGTCTGTGGTACCCCACAACAGGCTGCCGTTTGTCAGGGTATGCTCTGACACTCCATGCTGGGCTGCCTTCCTTGTGAACCTCTCCCTTGCTTAGGCTCTAAAACCTTGTTCTAGGCTGCCCAGGTGTGTGGACGTTCACCTCCTCTGGCTCTGGCTCCGCACACCAGGCTACCCTTTATGGATGATCTCCTCCTCACCTTGCTTAGACTCAAACTCTCCATTCTCATCAGCAGCCAAAACTTATTCTGGCAATGATTCTCAAGGGATGGGGAGATTTCAGGCTCTCATGAGGATATGGGAGGGTCTTGTCAGAAAAATGTAGTGAATTCTAATATACCTAGACATCATAGCTCTTTCCTAAGGCATAGAATTACTGAGTTAGAAGAAatagctgggtttttttttttttacatagtatGTGATGTCTAATATTAGACTAAAAATGAGGATACTTATGCTATACTTTCACTGGTACTACCCACTAGATTTAATTGATAATGTGAGAATTGGAAAAAGATCCTGGAGATGCTCTGGTTCAGACATTTGGTGGAACTCAGTTTATTTCTCTTACTAACACATGTTACCTCCTACCCTGAGATTTCAGAGGGTAAAGATTAAAGTAACTAGAGCTATTTTgtgaagcttttttcttttcttttctttccttggttaAACAAGTGAGGCAGTGAGAATGGAGACAACAAAGAAAGGACCagctacttttttctttaatcttattAAATGTAATAACTTTTTATATGATGCAAGTCTTATGTACTTGTTTTAGACTTGGGAAATATAGaagaacacaatgaaataaaatcatctgTTATGTCATCCAGAAATGCTGACAATTAAAATCTTCGTGTTGtctttttagattttgtttgtacttacgtatgtatgtatgtgcgtgggtctttgtttctctattttgcaatatttttatatttaggcaGAGTTTAAGTGCAAAATAATCTGCTGatctaaggtttttgtttttgagatggagtgcagcctgttgccaggctggagtgcagtggcacaatctcagctcactgcaacctctgcctcccggattcaagggattctcttgcctcagcctcctaagtagctgggactacaggcctacgccaccacgcccagctaatttttgtatttttagtagagatggggtttcaccgtgttggccagcttggtcgcaaactcctgacctcaggtgatccacccaccttagcctcccaaagtgctgggattacaggcatgagccactgtgcccagccagtttattTCTTTTAGCCTTTGGGCCATTGCTAATTTTCCAGCTGATATAATACAATCCAAgctttatccaaaagaaataatctGACTCTTGTTCAGTGTTTATTCAAACTTGTGTTTGCATGTATTTGTTTGGACTGTAAGAGTTTTGAGAATATAGTGAGTGTTGTTTTTTgagtacaatattttaaatagaaggtGGAATTTACATTAgtatttgcttgtttctttttacaataaaatagGTAGCTTTGCAGTTTGGGGAGGCCTGTTTTCCATGATTGACTGTAGTATGGTTCAAGTTAGAGGAAAGGAAGATCCCTGGAACTCCATCACAAGTGGTGCCTTAACGGGAGCCATACTGGCAGCAAGAAGTAAGTAGTCATTAGACACACTAGTAGAAGCCACATTTTTTGGAAAACCTCATCTACCTTAATTGAATGACATCTGTAATATATAAAACTGAGcattgaccaggcacagtggctcatgcctataatcccgtcACTTTCggcagctgaggcaggtagattgcttgaacccaggagtttgagatcagcctgggcagcatagggaatctgatctctacaaaagaaattttaagtagctgggtgtgttggtgcatggctatagtcccagctactctggaggccgaggcaggaggatcacttgagcctgggtggtcaaGGTTATGGTGATTTGGGGAAAAAGCAAGGGGCTCtatttatttggaatatttgAGAATGAGAGGGCATGGAATTCTAACCCACATATTACAGTGGTTGAGAGCACTTCAGGTCCCAGTTCTGCCATTTATTAGCTGTATGACTGGGCAGTTTACCAAACTTTTTATACTATGGTTTCTTCACCAGTAATCTGGAGTTAATTAATAATTATACCTGCCACATAGAGTTGGTATGACTAAGAAACTTAGAACCATCTTCTGAATCCTTGGGACAGAGAGCAAAACAATTTATTTGAGCTTAGTGGTTTAGACCAAGGAGTTTGCAAACTGTTTCTGTACAAGGCCAGGTagtgaatattttaggctttgtaggccGTGTGGTCGTGGCCACAGCTACCTAACTCTGCTGTCATAGCGTGAAAGCAGCCAGGGGTAATACATAAACAAAAGAGTACAGctatgttccagtaaaacttgATTTACAAGAATAGGCAGTGGGTGGCTGGAGTTTACTCTGGGTCTTAGGCAGTGAGAGAGAGTTTGGGGAAGCAAGTAGCCATGTGGACAGTTCTCTTCTTTACAGTAGActaaatttctgtaaaaaaataatCTCTTCGTTATTAATGTCTTCAGATGGACCAGTGGCCATGGTCGGGTCAGCTGCAATGGGTGGCATTCTCCTAGCTTTAATTGAAGGAGCTGGTATCTTGTTGACCAGATTTGCCTCTGCACAGTTTCCCAATGGTGAGTCTTCTATTTGCTTAAAACCATAGCACAAATGTTTTGGAATGGTTTTCTGATGGTAAGAAAGAACATACTTTGTTTGCTAAAATGTGTAGTGTGTATTAATATGCTGCGGTTCATGAGGACTGTGATAATAGGTAAAAAATGAACATGTTATGTTTAGCCACAATAACAAGTTTTTTGTGTAAAAAAATTTGCTGTTGATCTTTATAGTACTTAGGTTTTATCAGTGCTCATATATTACAAGAAATATCTGATCATTTTAAAGAGGCTTGAAAAATGGTTCTATAGATGTATAACCATAATGATAGTCAAGTGACAACTTAGTATTGTACATCTGcatgccagacactgttttaGTTAATGAACAGGacggtccctgccctcaaggactTACATTCCGGTAGGGGAAGACAGACTAACACATTCACAGATAAATTAGCTGATTTTAGATAGTGTTGCTTGTTTTGAAGAAGAGAGTAGTGGAAAGTGACTCGTATTTGGGAAGGTCACTTTAGGGCTCACCGGGGAAATGCCTTTAAGAATTTGTTGCCTGTTGTTCTACTGTCTGATGCAGAGagcaaacaaaaaacttctgTCAAGAtggtacattcctgtagtcccagctactcaggaggctactcagttgaacccaggagttcaaggccagcctgggcaacagagcaagaccccatctcttaaaaaaaaactttattgtcTAAACAAAAATATCCCTTGACAGTGGAAGGATAGAGAAAGATATTGTgaggtggccgggcacagtggctcacacctgtaatcctagcactttgggaggctgagtcaggtggatcacttga from Callithrix jacchus isolate 240 chromosome 19, calJac240_pri, whole genome shotgun sequence includes the following:
- the TIMM17A gene encoding mitochondrial import inner membrane translocase subunit Tim17-A, whose amino-acid sequence is MEEYAREPCPWRIVDDCGGAFTMGTIGGGIFQAIKGFRNSPVGVNHRLRGSLTAIKTRAPQLGGSFAVWGGLFSMIDCSMVQVRGKEDPWNSITSGALTGAILAARNGPVAMVGSAAMGGILLALIEGAGILLTRFASAQFPNGPQFAEDPSQLPSTQLPSSPFGDYRQYQ